In Humulus lupulus chromosome 7, drHumLupu1.1, whole genome shotgun sequence, the following are encoded in one genomic region:
- the LOC133790256 gene encoding disease resistance protein RPP8-like, which yields MVMAAGTSSNQVREQRRRAYSHVVENDVVGFEKDIKELVAHLTGKENPQNPRVISVCGMGGLGKTTLARKVYHHPQVRSHFDCFAWASISQQCNRRNVWEEILFAFTSPTKERREEIKILSDGELAEELYNFQKEKKCLVLLDDIWSTDTWDLLKDAFPRGDIDSKILLTTRMMNIGPYADQHCYIHKPTCLDENQSWELFQNKSSYFGKDQTNIKDAERMEALGREMLKECSGLPLAIIVLGGLLSTKHSVDEWEEMKRNVVRYISKGREHGDSECHGVSWVLSLSYDELPFYLKPCFLYLARYPEDAIIQVKELCLMLMAEGFISPKRHSAETMEDVAYDYLSELVERSMVQVENWGLRGKMKTFRIHDLMRDLCVSKAQDENFLHLIELRNQLEEPPKPVSTVARRVSIYFHGFSHDNFFSFVDSKNGSVRCLTVDGGGTTQQVLRRGFNRVLMLRVLNLSFLINNDLKLPEEIGKLIHLRLLSISSIVEKIPSSIGNLRYLQTLKLRLESDERVPDVIWKLEQLRHLHLSMGFGQLAFKLRLPNIRNLQTLKGFSTECFHWNDFLQLRNLKKLRISLGENLENIYHNPPTVTFDCLRHLQVSKDIRTTIDIVPVILSYPQIYKLKVEGTIVKLPEYNQFSPNLIKLHLEYTDLKDDPMPTLEKLSSLRVLSLCVDSFVGNEMVCSKGGFPQLESLQIRFLENLEEWKVEEGALSSLHFLRIVSCWKLRRVPDGLRYITTLKEMKIKDMPREFKERVEEGGEDFDRVEHVPSRVFLYCD from the exons ATGGTTATGGCAGCTGGAACATCTTCAAACCAAGTTCGTGAGCAAAGACGACGGGCTTATTCTCATGTTGTGGAGAATGATGTTGTTGGATTTGAGAAAGACATCAAAGAATTGGTAGCCCATTTGACTGGGAAAGAGAATCCTCAAAATCCTAGGGTGATCTCTGTATGTGGGATGGGTGGCTTGGGGAAGACTACCCTAGCAAGAAAGGTTTATCATCATCCTCAAGTCAGGAGTCACTTCGATTGTTTTGCTTGGGCCTCGATATCTCAACAGTGTAATAGACGCAACGTCTGGGAAGAAATCTTATTTGCTTTCACTTCTCCCACCaaggaaagaagagaagaaatCAAAATTCTCAGTGATGGTGAATTAGCGGAAGAGCTCTACAACTTTCAGAAAGAGAAGAAATGTTTGGTGCTCCTCGACGATATATGGTCCACTGACACATGGGATCTTCTAAAAGATGCATTCCCTCGAGGTGACATTGATAGCAAGATTTTACTCACTACTCGAATGATGAATATAGGTCCTTATGCGGATCAACATTGCTACATCCATAAACCTACGTGTCTCGATGAGAATCAAAGCTGGGAGCTGTTTCAGAACAAATCTTCATATTTTGGAAAGGATCAAACAA ACATAAAAGATGCGGAAAGAATGGAAGCACTAGGGCGAGAGATGCTTAAAGAATGCTCTGGTTTGCCATTAGCTATCATTGTGCTCGGAGGGCTTCTTTCTACGAAACACTCAGTTGATGAATGGGAGGAGATGAAAAGAAATGTGGTGAGATACATAAGTAAAGGCAGAGAGCATGGTGACTCGGAATGCCATGGTGTTTCATGGGTGTTAAGTTTGAGTTACGATGAGTTGCCATTTTACTTAAAGCCTTGTTTTCTATACTTGGCTCGTTATCCTGAAGACGCCATCATACAAGTAAAAGAATTATGTCTTATGCTCATGGCAGAAGGTTTTATATCGCCAAAAAGACATTCAGCGGAAACTATGGAAGATGTAGCATATGATTACTTAAGTGAGTTGGTGGAGAGGAGCATGGTTCAAGTAGAAAATTGGGGTTTAAGAGGAAAAATGAAAACATTTCGCATTCATGATCTTATGCGAGACTTGTGTGTGTctaaagctcaagatgagaatTTTCTACATCTTATtgaattgaggaatcagttggaAGAGCCACCAAAACCTGTATCTACCGTAGCAAGGAGAGTTTCCATTTATTTTCATGGTTTTTCTcatgataatttttttagttttgttgATAGCAAAAATGGCTCTGTTAGGTGCCTTACTGTAGATGGGGGAGGTACCACACAACAAGTATTGAGACGTGGGTTTAATAGGGTTTTAATGCTTAGAGTTTTAAATCTAAGTTTCCTGATCAATAATGATTTGAAGTTGCCTGAAGAAATTGGAAAGCTTATTCACCTAAGGTTGTTGAGTATTAGTTCCATTGTGGAAAAGATCCCATCTTCTATTGGTAATTTGAGATACCTGCAGACTTTAAAGTTAAGACTGGAGAGCGATGAAAGAGTACCAGATGTAATCTGGAAGTTAGAACAACTTAGACATTTACACCTGTCCATGGGGTTTGGTCAACTGGCGTTCAAGTTGAGGTTACCTAACATTAGAAATTTACAAACATTGAAAGGTTTTTCAACTGAGTGCTTTCATTGGAATGATTTTCTACAGTTGAGGAATCTCAAGAAATTAAGGATTTCTCTGGGTGAAAATTTGGAGAATATTTACCACAATCCCCCAACCGTCACATTTGATTGTCTTCGGCATTTACAAGTGTCTAAGGATATAAGGACTACTATAGATATTGTTCCTGTGATATTAAGCTACCCTCAAATTTATAAGCTTAAAGTAGAGGGGACAATAGTAAAATTACCAGAATACAACCAATTCTCCCCAAACCTTATCAAGTTACACTTGGAATATACTGATCTTAAGGATGATCCAATGCCAACCCTAGAAAAGCTATCGAGTTTAAGAGTCCTTTCATTATGTGTTGATAGTTTTGTGGGGAATGAGATGGTGTGCTCAAAAGGAGGTTTCCCTCAACTGGAATCTCTTCAGATTAGATTTCTAGAAAACTTAGAAGAGTGGAAGGTGGAGGAAGGGGCCTTGTCTAGTCTTCACTTTTTGAGGATTGTTAGCTGCTGGAAATTGAGGAGAGTTCCTGATGGATTAAGATACATTACTACGCTTAAGGAAATGAAGATTAAAGATATGCCTAGGGAATTCAAAGAAAGGGTGGAGGAAGGAGGAGAGGATTTTGACAGAGTAGAGCACGTGCCATCCCGTGTATTTCTCTACTGTGATTAA